Proteins co-encoded in one Erinaceus europaeus chromosome X, mEriEur2.1, whole genome shotgun sequence genomic window:
- the CXCR3 gene encoding C-X-C chemokine receptor type 3 isoform X2, which produces MLPEMNEWQVLHASDLDFLLENSSSPYDYSGDNNESEYCCGTPPCSQDFTFDRTFLPVLYSLLFILGLLGNGAVAAVLLSQKAALSSTDTFLLHLAVADMLLVLTLPLWAVDAAVQWVFGSGLCKVAGALFNINFYAGALLLACISFDRYLSIVHATQLYRRRPQARVTLTCVTVWGLCLLFALPDFIFLAANHDERLSATHCQYSIQQVGHTARALQLVAGFLLPLLVMAYCYARILAVLLLSRGQRRLRAIRVVVVVVVAFTICWTPYHLVVLVDTLMNMGALARNCSQENHVDVAKSITSGLGYMHCCLNPLLYAFVGVKFRERMWQLLIRLGCPEQREHVRQLSRRDSSWSETTEASYSGL; this is translated from the exons ATGCTCCCTGAA ATGAATGAATGGCAGGTGCTCCATGCCTCAGACTTGGACTTCCTCCTGGAGAACAGCAGCTCTCCCTATGACTACTCGGGAGACAACAATGAGAGTGAATACTGCTGTGGCACCCCGCCCTGCTCGCAGGACTTCACCTTTGACCGGACCTTCCTGCCAGTCCTCTACAGCCTcctgttcattctgggcttgctGGGCAATGGAGCAGTGGCAGCTGTGCTGCTGAGCCAGAAGGCAGCCCTGAGCAGCACTGACACCTTCCTGCTGCACCTGGCTGTGGCCGACATGCTACTGGTGCTCACCCTCCCGCTCTGGGCCGTGGATGCGGCCGTTCAGTGGGTTTTTGGCTCGGGCCTCTGCAAGGTGGCGGGCGCCCTCTTCAATATCAACTTCTACGCTGGGGCCCTCCTGCTGGCCTGCATCAGCTTTGACCGCTACCTGAGCATTGTGCATGCCACCCAGCTCTACCGCCGCAGGCCCCAGGCCCGGGTGACTCTCACCTGTGTGACTGTCTGGGGGCTCTGTCTGCTCTTCGCCCTCCCGGACTTCATCTTCCTGGCGGCCAACCATGATGAGCGCCTCAGTGCCACCCACTGCCAGTACAGCATCCAACAGGTGGGCCACACGGCGAGAGCCTTGCAGCTGGTGGCAGGCTTCTTGCTGCCCCTGTTGGTCATGGCCTACTGCTATGCCCGCATCCTAGCTGTGCTGCTGCTCTCCAGGGGCCAGCGGCGGCTGCGAGCCATccgcgtggtggtggtggtggtggtggccttCACCATCTGCTGGACCCCCTACCACCTAGTGGTGCTGGTGGACACCCTCATGAATATGGGGGCCCTGGCTCGCAACTGCAGCCAAGAGAACCATGTGGATGTGGCTAAGTCTATCACCTCAGGCCTGGGCTATATGCACTGCTGCCTCAATCCCCTGCTCTATGCCTTTGTGGGTGTTAAGTTCCGAGAGCGCATGTGGCAGCTGCTCATACGCCTAGGCTGCCCTGAGCAGAGGGAACATGTGCGCCAGCTGTCCCGCAGGGATTCATCCTGGTCTGAAACAACAGAGGCCTCCTACTCAGGCTTGTGA
- the CXCR3 gene encoding C-X-C chemokine receptor type 3 isoform X1 codes for MLWWGKEMNEWQVLHASDLDFLLENSSSPYDYSGDNNESEYCCGTPPCSQDFTFDRTFLPVLYSLLFILGLLGNGAVAAVLLSQKAALSSTDTFLLHLAVADMLLVLTLPLWAVDAAVQWVFGSGLCKVAGALFNINFYAGALLLACISFDRYLSIVHATQLYRRRPQARVTLTCVTVWGLCLLFALPDFIFLAANHDERLSATHCQYSIQQVGHTARALQLVAGFLLPLLVMAYCYARILAVLLLSRGQRRLRAIRVVVVVVVAFTICWTPYHLVVLVDTLMNMGALARNCSQENHVDVAKSITSGLGYMHCCLNPLLYAFVGVKFRERMWQLLIRLGCPEQREHVRQLSRRDSSWSETTEASYSGL; via the exons ATGCTTTGGTGGGGGAAGGAG ATGAATGAATGGCAGGTGCTCCATGCCTCAGACTTGGACTTCCTCCTGGAGAACAGCAGCTCTCCCTATGACTACTCGGGAGACAACAATGAGAGTGAATACTGCTGTGGCACCCCGCCCTGCTCGCAGGACTTCACCTTTGACCGGACCTTCCTGCCAGTCCTCTACAGCCTcctgttcattctgggcttgctGGGCAATGGAGCAGTGGCAGCTGTGCTGCTGAGCCAGAAGGCAGCCCTGAGCAGCACTGACACCTTCCTGCTGCACCTGGCTGTGGCCGACATGCTACTGGTGCTCACCCTCCCGCTCTGGGCCGTGGATGCGGCCGTTCAGTGGGTTTTTGGCTCGGGCCTCTGCAAGGTGGCGGGCGCCCTCTTCAATATCAACTTCTACGCTGGGGCCCTCCTGCTGGCCTGCATCAGCTTTGACCGCTACCTGAGCATTGTGCATGCCACCCAGCTCTACCGCCGCAGGCCCCAGGCCCGGGTGACTCTCACCTGTGTGACTGTCTGGGGGCTCTGTCTGCTCTTCGCCCTCCCGGACTTCATCTTCCTGGCGGCCAACCATGATGAGCGCCTCAGTGCCACCCACTGCCAGTACAGCATCCAACAGGTGGGCCACACGGCGAGAGCCTTGCAGCTGGTGGCAGGCTTCTTGCTGCCCCTGTTGGTCATGGCCTACTGCTATGCCCGCATCCTAGCTGTGCTGCTGCTCTCCAGGGGCCAGCGGCGGCTGCGAGCCATccgcgtggtggtggtggtggtggtggccttCACCATCTGCTGGACCCCCTACCACCTAGTGGTGCTGGTGGACACCCTCATGAATATGGGGGCCCTGGCTCGCAACTGCAGCCAAGAGAACCATGTGGATGTGGCTAAGTCTATCACCTCAGGCCTGGGCTATATGCACTGCTGCCTCAATCCCCTGCTCTATGCCTTTGTGGGTGTTAAGTTCCGAGAGCGCATGTGGCAGCTGCTCATACGCCTAGGCTGCCCTGAGCAGAGGGAACATGTGCGCCAGCTGTCCCGCAGGGATTCATCCTGGTCTGAAACAACAGAGGCCTCCTACTCAGGCTTGTGA